The sequence GCTGCTGCCAAAGCCGGGCCATTCCAGCGCATAGACCGGGCGGGTGCCCACGTAGGCGTCCCACAGCGGCTTCATCTCGTAGGCGCTGGCAGCGGCGTTGATGCTCGGGGTCAGCACCAGGGGGCGGCCCTGCCCGCGTGGATCGGCGTAGTACGCAACCTGCCCAAAACCCGGCAGGTCCAGATACCGGCGTTCGCCGCTCAGGGCGGGGCGCAGATCAGTGGTGGCCCGGGCGTCCGGCACCGGCGCGGTGGTGGTTCGTGGAGCACAGGCCGCCAGTCCGGCAATCAGGGCACCCGCGAGGACAACGAGAACAGCGGTCTTCTGAAGGGGCTTCATAATGTAATCCTGATCTCTAAGAGCCCGGAGTGTCTGTTGAAGGCGATACGGTTCCCTTTATGTTGCGGACGGCTAGACTGCGTCTTAATGCGTTCCGAACTGCTGTCCCGCGTGCTCTCGCTGCTGCCCGACCCCCAGGAAGGACGGTCCGAACTCCGGCAATACGCTGGCATGCTGCGCGACTATCCCCGGCGGGGCGGCAAGGGCATCCGCAGTGAGTTGCTGCTGGCGAGCGCCCGTGTCCACGGGGTGCAGCAGGATACGCCCGGCTGGGACGCGGCGCTGTGGCTGGCGGCGGCACTGGAACTGTTTCAGAACTGGGTGCTGATCCACGACGACATCGAGGATGACTCGGAGGAGCGCCGCGGCCAGCCCGCACTGCACCGCCTGCACGGGGTTCCGCTGGCAATCAATGCCGGCGACGCGCTGCACGCGTACATGTGGGCCGCCGTTCACCGTGCGGGCGTGCCCGGCGCCATGGACGAATTCCTGAACATGATCCACCACACCGCCCGGGGCCAGCACCTGGACCTGTGCTGGGTGGAGGACCGCCGCTGGGATCTGGCCGAGGCCGATTACCTGGAGATGGTGGAGCAGAAGACCGCGTATTACACGGTGGTCATTCCGCTGCGGCTGGGCGCATTGGCGGCGGGGGCCCGGCCATCCGAACAGTTCACGCCCGCCGGGCTGGCGCTGGGCGCGGCCTTTCAGATCCGCGACGACGTGCTGAATCTGGCGGGCGACGCGGTCAAGTACGGCAAGGAGATCGGCGGCGACCTGCTGGAAGGCAAGCGCACCCTGATCGTGCTGCACTGGCTGAACACCGCTCCGCCCGAACAGCGTCAGGTTTTCTTGCAGCAGATGGGCCTGAACCGCCCCGACAAGGACCCCCACACCATCGCCAAGATTCACCGCTGGCTGCTGGACAGCGGCAGCGTGGCCCATGCCCAGGCCTATGCCCACGCCCAGGCCCAGGAGGGTCTGGCACTGCTCGCCGGGGCCTTCCAGGATGCACCGGACGTGCAGGCGGCCGGGGAACTGATGGCGGCCATGCGGAAGCTCGCGACGCGCGAAGCTTAGCCCCCCTTTTTCTTCAGTCGCCGCTGTGTACCAGTTGCAGCGCCGCCTCCGCGAACACCGCGAACGCCGCATTCATCTGTCGCATCACCGCGTCCACGGGCCGGCCTTCTTGCAGATGCAGGCCAGCATTGAACTCGATGCCGAAGGCGGGCACCCCGCTGCGGCGGCTGTGGCTCAGGCTGAGGGTATCCGTGCTCCACGGCTCACCCAGCGTCACGCGGCGGTAGGGGCTGGCGTTGATCACGTCGGCAAAGGCGGTCTCGGCAGCGTTCTGCAGCGCCCCCCACCGGTCGTGCGGAAAGGTGGGGGCCGCCTCGGTGCCGGGCATCAGGCAGATGGCGGGACGGGGGGTGCCGGTGTCCAGGCCCAGCTTCGGGCCAAACGGGGCCATGCTGTGGCCCACGATCATCAACCGCGCGCCGGACAGCGCTGCGGTCACGGCGGCGTCGAAGGGGTCCCAGAGGCGCCGCAACCGCTCCTCACGCGCCTGTTCCGAGAGGTCGTACCCGGGGCCGTAGAGCGGCCGGCGGTCAAAATCAGTGTGCTTGATCACGCCGTTGTCCACCCGGTCGTCGCGCTCACGGTTGAGGTCCACGGCAAAGCGGCTCCAGGGAGCCTGCACGTGCCGCGCGCCGGGCAGCGAGTACAGCAGATCGGTGTAGGCGTCGCCGTCGTCAAAGAGACGTTGCAAGAAGGCCTCGCGCGCCGGGGTGTCGAAGATGTCGTCGCCCAGCATCTCGCGCAGCACGTCGGCTGGAAGCTGGCCCGAGGGATGGGGGGTAACGATCAGCAGGGAGGTGCGCTCAGGAGTCACGGTCCGAGCATACGGGGTGGCCGGGGTCACCTCCGCGGCATGAAGTTCTGCGCCGCGAGCCTTCATGTCAGGAACTGCTGCAGCATGAATGGCGCTTACGCAGCGCGCCACAGAAAGACCGGGCCGTTCGGCCTAGAATGAATGCTGTGCGTCTGGAGTCCCTGTCTACCCTGAATTACCGCAACCTCGCGCCGTGTACGCTGCGTTTTGGTGCGGGTGTGACG comes from Deinococcus aerophilus and encodes:
- a CDS encoding polyprenyl synthetase family protein, with protein sequence MRSELLSRVLSLLPDPQEGRSELRQYAGMLRDYPRRGGKGIRSELLLASARVHGVQQDTPGWDAALWLAAALELFQNWVLIHDDIEDDSEERRGQPALHRLHGVPLAINAGDALHAYMWAAVHRAGVPGAMDEFLNMIHHTARGQHLDLCWVEDRRWDLAEADYLEMVEQKTAYYTVVIPLRLGALAAGARPSEQFTPAGLALGAAFQIRDDVLNLAGDAVKYGKEIGGDLLEGKRTLIVLHWLNTAPPEQRQVFLQQMGLNRPDKDPHTIAKIHRWLLDSGSVAHAQAYAHAQAQEGLALLAGAFQDAPDVQAAGELMAAMRKLATREA
- a CDS encoding N-formylglutamate amidohydrolase, which translates into the protein MTPERTSLLIVTPHPSGQLPADVLREMLGDDIFDTPAREAFLQRLFDDGDAYTDLLYSLPGARHVQAPWSRFAVDLNRERDDRVDNGVIKHTDFDRRPLYGPGYDLSEQAREERLRRLWDPFDAAVTAALSGARLMIVGHSMAPFGPKLGLDTGTPRPAICLMPGTEAAPTFPHDRWGALQNAAETAFADVINASPYRRVTLGEPWSTDTLSLSHSRRSGVPAFGIEFNAGLHLQEGRPVDAVMRQMNAAFAVFAEAALQLVHSGD